Proteins co-encoded in one Tripterygium wilfordii isolate XIE 37 unplaced genomic scaffold, ASM1340144v1 ctg49, whole genome shotgun sequence genomic window:
- the LOC119994963 gene encoding uncharacterized protein LOC119994963, with product MAFTTSHGEAEGLSMNRPPFFNGKDYGFWKTRMRIFIRSIDLDLWDVIEYGPHRPKKKSGDTLVDKERSEWTMEDKKLVSLNDRAVNILHCALIRAEFDHISTCKSAREIWCMLELKHEGTSQVKDTKINMLVHDYELFKMKPNECISDMFARLTTICNELQSLGKVYSNADRVQKVLRSLPKTWKDKVTAIQEAKDLQTLKLEELIGSLMTHEIELKKYEEEDETPRRKGIALAANSDSSSDEDEETQIARNFRKFMKFQKQGGFKRKGNFKGKKNELTCFRCGKTGHLIAECPKPSKKKFKGKGKKEKKAFKATWDNTSSDGSSSEEEEDHTAKLCLMAKSAEVSSSQDEVVSVSESQCFDSLSDAYAQLCEFHESLMLKYKLAKKEISRLKKIEKVHLHDCVELKTKHDDLDITCNDLAGNIDDLVMEIEALKEHTCQGITDLQLQKLREFDEMQERVKELDSEILSWEEYESKMLDKLTNLKSEVENLNEKNQLLEMKFSQFCTSSEKLDLLFSSQRHYLDKSGIGYDPMKLNESLSGTSAMGRTSIVAAQRAKLLRARVSHPRPEFKSGEWYLDSGCSRHMTGNPTMFTTFTKKKHGGNITFGDNSKGRILGNGSVGNSSFAIDGVLYVSGLSFNLISISQLADKGFVVKFKKGKYLIKNKLKELVVAGSRSGNVYVIDFESLSSSLTCLIASSDCALH from the exons ATGGCATTCACAACATCTCATGGTGAGGCTGAAGGTCTCTCTATGAACAGACctccatttttcaatggaaaagactatggtttttggaaaactagGATGAGAATTTTTATAAGATCAATTGACTTAGATTTATGGGATGTAATAGAGTATGGTCCACATAGGCCTAAGAAGAAATCAGGAGACACACTTGTCgataaagaaagaagtgaatGGACAATGGAAGATAAGAAATTGGTTAGTCTAAATGATAGAGCTGTAAACATCTTACATTGTGCATTAATTAGAgctgaatttgatcatatttcaACTTGTAAAAGTGCTAGGGAGATTTGGTGCATGCTAGAGCTTAAACATGAAGGAACTAGTCAAGTAAAGGATACTAAGATAAATATGCTTGTACATGACTATGAATTGTTTAAGATGAAACCAAATGAATGCATTTCTGATATGTTTGCTCGTCTAACCACCATTTGTAATGAATTGCAAAGTCTTGGTAAAGTGTACTCAAATGCAGATAGAGTTCAAAAGGTACTAAGGAGCTTACCAAAGACATGGAAAGACAAAGTCACCGCAATCCAAGAGGCAAAGGACTTGCAGACCTTGAAGTTGGAGGAACTCATTGGGAGCTTAATGACACATGAGATTGAGCTAAAGAAgtatgaagaagaggatgagacACCTAGAAGAAAAGGAATAGCACTTGCTGCTAATTCGGATAGCTCaagtgatgaagatgaggagacacaaattgcaagaaatttcaGAAAGTTTATGAAATTTCAGAAGCAAGGAGGCTTCAAGAGAAAGGGTAACTTTAAGGGTAAGAAAAATGAACTAACATGTTTTAGATGTGGCAAAACAGGTCACTTGATTGCTGAATGCCCAAAACCTTCAAAGAAGAAGtttaaaggaaaaggaaagaaagagaagaaggccTTTAAAGCTACATGGGATAACACTAGCTCAGATGGCTCATCaagtgaagaagaggaagatcacACAGCCAAATTGTGTTTAATGGCAAAATCGGCTGAAGTCTCATCTAGTCAAGATGAGGTAGTAAGTGTTTCTGAATCTCAATGTTTTGATTCATTATCTGATGCATATGCTCAATTATGTGAATTTCATGAATCTCTAATGCTTAAATACAAGCTAGCTAAAAAGGAAATTTCTAgactaaagaaaattgaaaaggtgCATCTGCATGATTGTGTAGAATTGAAGACTAAGCATGATGATTTAGATATTACATGTAATGATCTTGCTGGTAATATTGATGATCTTGTGATGGAAATTGAAGCACTTAAAGAACACACATGTCAAGGCATAACTGATTTACAATTACAAAAGTTACGTGAATTTGATGAAATGCAAGAAAGAGTAAAAGAGTTAGATAGTGAAATACTGTCTTGGGAAGAGTATGAATCCAAAATGCTTGATAAACTCACAAATTTGAAATCTGAAGTAGAAAATCTAAATGAAAAGAACCAATTGCTTGAAATGAAATTCTCACAATTTTGTACAAGTTCTGAAAAATTGGATTTgctattttcttctcaaaggcatTATTTGGATAAGAGTGGAATTGGATATGATCCAATGAAGCTAAATGAGAGTTTAAGTGGCACAAGTGCCATGGGTAGAACCTCTATTGTGGCTGCCCAAAGGGCCAAGCTCCTAAGAGCTAGGGTTTCACACCCAAGGCCAG AATTCAAGAGTGGAGAATGGTATCTTGATAGTGGATGTTCTAGGcatatgactggaaatccaaCCATGTTCACTACCTTCACTAAAAAGAAACATGGTGGAAACATCACATTTGGAGATAACTCCAAAGGTAGAATTCTTGGAAATGGTTCCGTAGGTAATTCTTCCTTTGCCATAGATGGTGTGTTGTATGTGAGTGGTTTATCATTTAATCTCATTAGCATTAGTCAACTAGCTGATAAAGGATTTGTGGTAAAGTTCAAAAAGGGCAAATACTTGATTAAAAATAAGTTAAAAGAATTGGTAGTTGCTGGTTCTAGAAGTGGCAATGTGTATGTTATTGATTTTGAATCTTTAAGTAGTAGtttaacttgtttgattgcttctaGTGATTGTGCATTACATTga